Proteins from a single region of Lysinibacillus sp. JNUCC-52:
- a CDS encoding histidine kinase dimerization/phospho-acceptor domain-containing protein yields MTKIWKPLLALICLTWFIFGVFTFSKIGYQYVGKSYFQSGNFQNELDNFQAELGPLVLNLPTAEELKSKITVSDNEVEEHRNYYGSLGTQIDNIKSQYEEKIQEAADNNANELKTKLENERDAKITDITKNFEDDEYVRKKIVAQKGALIDKYIKAVKDEAKDFAKNYNYFSYELTNVETGETFESGDINDSNVYKTTYIHRPLRTGSISNNSSHLLYGSDVYIESDVLNETSEYTGTITISKKAAQYASVMDGYDQFKRNQYMFFVIWLTSLIAAFFAWKGRKELLPVIGGLKEKESLAKLRIDIQVVLLFITGCLYWFCSQIAFEAIEYTYQYNYVRFLIDFVFKVLVLIVISVAFFVQVIWLYDRVNTVEKLSENVQDSYLWGIGDSMTDLFLNRSIALHSIVLVAAAFFGGGSLVATMVAGGFPLLVFGVCTIVGIPAMIVFLSKMGYLNRIMKDTKDMAEGRLNRDVKVKGKSPLAAHAENLNHLREGVRTSMHEQAKSERLKTELITNVSHDLRTPLTSIITYTDLLKNPDITEEERKQYIQILDKKSDRLKVLIEDLFEVSKMASGNIELHRSRVDITQLVQQAVGEHEEDLCKARLDLRMSMPNDPIYAYVDGQKWWRLIDNLIVNVLKYALEGTRVYVTLKRTANGDAEFTVKNVAKYEISENADELFERFKRADASRHTEGSGLGLAIAQSIVDLHGARMSIDVDGDLFKVIVRIPAV; encoded by the coding sequence ATGACGAAAATTTGGAAGCCTCTTCTTGCACTTATTTGTTTAACATGGTTTATTTTCGGTGTATTTACTTTTTCTAAAATCGGCTATCAATATGTAGGGAAATCGTATTTTCAATCTGGAAATTTTCAAAATGAACTGGATAACTTCCAAGCAGAGCTAGGGCCATTAGTGTTAAATTTACCAACAGCAGAGGAATTGAAGAGCAAGATTACAGTCTCGGACAATGAAGTTGAGGAACACCGCAATTATTATGGCTCACTAGGCACGCAAATTGATAATATAAAGAGTCAATATGAAGAGAAAATTCAAGAAGCTGCTGATAATAATGCCAACGAATTAAAAACAAAGCTTGAAAATGAACGAGATGCCAAAATAACAGATATTACGAAGAACTTTGAAGATGATGAATATGTTCGTAAGAAAATTGTAGCGCAAAAGGGCGCACTCATTGATAAATATATAAAAGCTGTAAAAGATGAAGCAAAGGATTTTGCGAAAAACTATAATTATTTTTCTTATGAATTAACGAATGTTGAAACTGGCGAAACGTTTGAATCAGGAGATATTAATGACAGTAATGTCTACAAAACAACATATATACACCGTCCATTAAGAACAGGAAGTATCAGTAACAATTCAAGTCATTTGTTATATGGTTCGGATGTTTACATTGAATCGGATGTATTGAATGAAACGAGTGAATATACTGGGACAATTACTATTTCTAAAAAAGCGGCCCAATACGCATCAGTGATGGATGGTTATGACCAATTTAAACGCAATCAATACATGTTTTTTGTTATTTGGTTAACAAGTCTGATTGCGGCCTTCTTTGCCTGGAAAGGACGTAAAGAACTTCTACCAGTTATTGGTGGTTTAAAGGAGAAAGAATCTTTAGCCAAGCTTCGCATTGATATTCAAGTTGTATTGTTATTCATAACAGGTTGCCTATATTGGTTTTGTTCACAAATTGCATTCGAAGCAATTGAATATACGTATCAATATAATTATGTCCGATTTTTAATTGACTTTGTATTTAAAGTATTAGTTTTAATCGTTATTAGTGTAGCGTTTTTCGTGCAAGTTATTTGGTTGTATGATCGCGTAAATACAGTGGAAAAGCTAAGTGAAAATGTACAAGATAGTTATTTATGGGGAATAGGAGATTCGATGACTGATTTATTTTTAAATCGATCGATTGCGTTACATTCAATCGTCTTAGTCGCAGCTGCTTTTTTTGGTGGTGGTAGTCTTGTTGCTACTATGGTGGCAGGCGGATTCCCACTCCTCGTATTTGGCGTATGTACGATTGTCGGTATCCCAGCAATGATTGTCTTCCTCTCTAAAATGGGCTATTTAAATCGCATTATGAAGGATACAAAAGATATGGCAGAAGGGCGCCTAAATCGTGATGTGAAAGTAAAGGGGAAATCACCACTCGCAGCCCATGCAGAAAATCTTAATCATTTACGTGAAGGTGTTCGTACTTCCATGCATGAGCAGGCAAAGAGTGAACGTTTAAAAACAGAGTTAATTACAAATGTTAGCCATGATTTACGCACCCCTCTAACTTCGATTATTACGTATACGGATTTACTGAAAAATCCAGATATTACGGAAGAGGAGCGTAAGCAATATATTCAAATTCTCGATAAAAAATCAGACCGCTTAAAAGTACTAATTGAGGATCTCTTTGAAGTATCTAAGATGGCGAGTGGCAATATCGAGCTGCATCGAAGCCGTGTCGATATAACACAGCTCGTTCAGCAGGCGGTAGGGGAGCATGAAGAGGATTTATGTAAGGCACGTTTAGATTTGCGCATGTCGATGCCTAACGACCCTATTTACGCTTATGTTGATGGGCAAAAATGGTGGAGATTAATTGATAATTTAATTGTCAATGTATTGAAATATGCCCTTGAAGGTACACGTGTCTATGTAACGTTAAAAAGAACGGCTAACGGGGATGCTGAATTCACTGTGAAAAATGTTGCCAAATATGAAATAAGCGAAAATGCTGATGAATTATTTGAGCGCTTTAAGAGAGCAGATGCTTCACGTCATACAGAGGGCTCAGGGTTAGGCTTAGCGATTGCTCAATCAATCGTAGATTTGCACGGAGCTCGTATGAGCATAGACGTGGATGGAGATTTATTTAAAGTAATCGTCCGAATACCAGCAGTGTAA
- a CDS encoding response regulator transcription factor, which yields MTKLTVLVTDDDQDIRDGIEIYLKNEGYHVIKAADGVEALEKLENNEVHLIILDIMMPNMDGITATFKIRAERNIPIIMLSAKAEDGDKIHGLSVGADDYVTKPFHPLELLARVKSQLRRYVQLGTYNDGATKVEIDGLVLDEDAKEVVLEGEPVRLTPIEYKITELLMKNAGRVFSIREIYERVWNEEAYNAENIVAVHIRKIREKIEADPKNPRYLKVVWGVGYKMEK from the coding sequence ATGACGAAGCTAACAGTTCTTGTAACAGACGATGATCAAGATATTCGTGATGGTATTGAAATTTACTTAAAAAATGAAGGTTATCATGTTATTAAGGCGGCTGATGGTGTAGAAGCACTCGAAAAGCTAGAAAATAATGAAGTACATTTAATTATTTTAGATATTATGATGCCCAATATGGATGGTATTACGGCGACGTTTAAAATTAGAGCAGAGCGCAACATTCCAATAATTATGCTGAGTGCGAAAGCTGAAGATGGTGACAAGATTCATGGCTTATCCGTTGGAGCAGATGATTATGTTACGAAACCATTTCATCCATTAGAGCTATTGGCGCGAGTGAAATCACAATTGCGTCGTTATGTACAACTTGGGACGTACAATGACGGCGCGACAAAGGTAGAAATTGATGGCTTAGTGCTCGATGAAGATGCTAAGGAAGTAGTATTGGAAGGCGAACCTGTTCGTTTAACACCAATTGAATATAAAATTACTGAATTACTAATGAAAAATGCAGGACGTGTTTTTTCGATTCGAGAAATTTATGAACGTGTTTGGAATGAGGAAGCTTATAATGCAGAAAATATTGTAGCTGTCCACATTCGAAAAATACGAGAAAAAATTGAAGCGGATCCGAAAAATCCACGTTATTTAAAGGTGGTATGGGGCGTTGGCTATAAAATGGAAAAATAA
- a CDS encoding DMT family transporter, producing MVYPYFFVLLAAILWGMTGTAQTFLDNGVSSFAVATIRSAIGGGLLLVVVVLLRKITFRTWSWKWTILAAASIALFQGLFFTSIRLTGVAIGTVVTIGSAPMFSGILEWILWKTRPTKVWGIATVMTITGCILLFINNGDGTIHMGGVGLAICAGVSFAVYTNMSKKLMAQQDALPAVAMTFSICALLLLPFSIGSGFSWLADFQNLWTMLFMGVMCTSIAYLLFLSGLQKISSSSAVTLSLAEPLTAAMLGVVLVGEHLSVTSWLGVVMLLGGIVVLTFAGRKK from the coding sequence ATGGTCTATCCATATTTTTTTGTACTTCTAGCAGCTATATTATGGGGAATGACAGGGACAGCACAAACTTTTTTAGATAATGGTGTATCGTCATTTGCCGTAGCAACTATTCGCTCAGCAATTGGTGGAGGATTATTATTAGTTGTAGTAGTGTTATTACGTAAAATTACTTTTCGAACATGGTCGTGGAAATGGACAATATTGGCGGCAGCAAGTATTGCATTATTCCAAGGTCTTTTTTTCACATCTATCCGTCTAACAGGCGTAGCAATTGGAACGGTCGTAACAATTGGTAGTGCCCCTATGTTTTCTGGCATATTAGAGTGGATATTATGGAAAACGCGCCCAACAAAAGTTTGGGGCATCGCAACGGTTATGACAATTACAGGGTGTATTCTATTGTTCATCAATAATGGAGATGGAACAATTCATATGGGTGGTGTAGGGCTAGCTATTTGTGCAGGAGTATCCTTTGCTGTTTATACAAATATGAGTAAAAAATTAATGGCACAGCAGGACGCATTACCTGCAGTGGCTATGACATTTTCAATCTGTGCACTTCTATTACTTCCGTTTTCAATTGGCAGTGGATTTAGCTGGCTAGCGGATTTTCAAAACTTATGGACAATGCTTTTTATGGGCGTTATGTGTACAAGCATAGCGTATTTATTGTTTTTAAGTGGTTTACAAAAAATTAGCTCTTCATCTGCTGTAACTTTGTCACTAGCAGAGCCTTTAACTGCGGCAATGTTAGGAGTAGTGCTAGTCGGTGAACATTTAAGTGTAACATCATGGCTTGGTGTTGTAATGCTACTTGGAGGCATTGTGGTTCTTACATTTGCAGGGAGAAAAAAATAG
- a CDS encoding DNA-binding protein, with product MYKTIEETALDLGMPEEQILRLVYEGRIRSIYDGDQILINSGQFSTYFEQLERIKEEIEIWRNTPIPEDIDVKDED from the coding sequence ATGTATAAAACTATTGAAGAAACAGCGTTGGATCTTGGTATGCCTGAGGAACAAATACTACGACTTGTTTACGAAGGGCGTATCCGTTCCATTTATGATGGGGATCAAATATTGATTAATAGTGGCCAATTTAGTACCTATTTTGAACAGTTAGAACGGATAAAAGAAGAAATAGAAATTTGGCGGAACACACCTATTCCTGAAGATATTGATGTGAAGGACGAAGACTAA
- a CDS encoding homoserine dehydrogenase, with product MATIKAAILGFGTVGQGIYHILNEKREELKRKLGIELEVAKILVTDTSRERVPGTAHLLTTSMDEVLAEPGMQVVFEAIVNEEPAFSYLKRAVEHKCHVITANKVMFAKRGLELQELAKSNGVFVGFEATTAGGVPVIKTMKNILLVNDVSRIQGVLNGTSNYILTKMRAQGWSFEQALKEAQNLGYAEADPYNDVSGQDAFKKLMILSALAFGEQPDWADVEVIGIDCITAQQVKDACEKGLRYRHVAEVEKLTNGKVVAKVGPQLVDKEHPLYPVDDVNNAVALETNYIGTLTLVGPGAGMYPTASVMVEDYAEIIGKRAGFVVSI from the coding sequence ATGGCAACTATAAAGGCAGCGATTTTAGGATTTGGAACAGTAGGTCAAGGTATCTATCATATATTGAATGAAAAGCGTGAAGAACTAAAACGGAAATTAGGCATTGAATTGGAAGTAGCCAAAATATTAGTAACAGATACGAGTCGTGAACGTGTTCCAGGTACTGCTCATTTATTAACAACAAGTATGGATGAGGTTTTAGCGGAGCCTGGCATGCAAGTTGTATTTGAAGCAATTGTTAATGAAGAACCAGCGTTTAGTTATTTAAAGCGTGCTGTTGAACATAAGTGTCATGTAATTACAGCAAACAAAGTGATGTTTGCAAAACGTGGCTTAGAGTTACAAGAGCTTGCAAAGTCAAATGGTGTATTCGTGGGCTTTGAAGCAACAACGGCAGGCGGTGTACCTGTTATTAAAACGATGAAAAATATTTTGCTTGTAAATGATGTGAGCCGTATTCAAGGTGTTTTGAATGGAACATCAAATTATATTTTAACAAAAATGCGCGCACAAGGCTGGTCCTTTGAGCAAGCTTTAAAAGAGGCGCAAAACTTAGGCTACGCAGAAGCTGACCCATATAATGATGTATCTGGTCAAGATGCTTTTAAAAAGTTAATGATTTTAAGTGCATTAGCCTTTGGTGAACAACCCGATTGGGCGGATGTCGAAGTAATTGGTATTGATTGCATCACAGCACAACAAGTAAAGGATGCTTGTGAAAAGGGATTACGTTATCGCCACGTAGCGGAAGTGGAGAAACTTACAAATGGTAAAGTGGTAGCAAAGGTTGGTCCACAATTAGTAGATAAAGAGCATCCACTTTATCCAGTTGATGACGTAAATAATGCGGTTGCACTTGAAACAAATTATATTGGTACATTAACATTAGTTGGTCCAGGTGCAGGAATGTATCCAACGGCAAGTGTAATGGTTGAGGACTATGCTGAGATTATTGGTAAACGTGCTGGATTTGTCGTGAGCATTTAG
- a CDS encoding O-acetylhomoserine aminocarboxypropyltransferase/cysteine synthase family protein — protein sequence MSNFKPETLLLHGGQEPDPVTGSRTVPVYRSTAFVFKDTAHAQRLFALEEAGNIYTRITNPTVDVFEKRVALLEGGTAAVALSSGAAAIAFSILNLAGAGDEIVAASSLYGGTYNLLANTLPNYGIKTIFVDETNPENFRSAINENTKAVFAEIYGNPSLKVLDVEAVANIAHENGLPLIIDSTFASPYGATPIDFGADIVVHSATKWIGGHGTTLGGVVVDAGKFDWTQGRFPRFTEPDTSYHGLRYGIDTAAAAFATKLRVQLLRDFGPTLSADAAFNLLQGLETLHLRIPKHNENALAVAEYLRNHPSVEYVNYNGFEDFASHDLAKKYLKNGFGSVLTFGIKGGREAGRQLIDSVKLFSHVANVGDAKSLIIHPASTTHQQLSAEELIQTGVSESLIRLSIGLEAVEDIIADLEQAIAQVTAATQKVEA from the coding sequence ATGTCGAATTTCAAACCAGAAACATTACTATTACACGGTGGTCAAGAGCCTGACCCAGTAACAGGCTCCCGAACTGTACCAGTGTATCGTTCAACAGCTTTCGTATTTAAAGACACTGCTCATGCGCAACGTCTTTTTGCATTAGAAGAAGCGGGCAATATTTACACACGTATTACAAACCCAACTGTAGATGTTTTTGAAAAACGCGTCGCATTATTGGAAGGCGGGACAGCAGCAGTAGCACTTTCATCAGGTGCAGCAGCTATCGCATTTTCAATTTTAAATCTTGCAGGAGCAGGGGATGAAATTGTAGCAGCAAGCTCTTTATACGGAGGAACATATAACTTATTAGCAAATACACTACCAAACTACGGTATTAAAACAATTTTCGTAGATGAAACAAATCCTGAGAACTTCCGATCTGCGATCAATGAAAACACAAAAGCGGTGTTCGCTGAAATTTACGGCAATCCAAGCTTAAAGGTTTTAGATGTAGAAGCAGTAGCAAATATTGCGCATGAAAATGGACTGCCTTTAATTATCGATAGCACATTTGCCTCACCATACGGCGCAACGCCAATTGACTTTGGTGCAGATATCGTTGTTCACTCCGCGACAAAATGGATTGGTGGACATGGAACAACTTTAGGTGGCGTAGTTGTAGATGCGGGGAAATTTGATTGGACACAAGGAAGATTCCCTAGATTTACAGAGCCAGACACTTCTTATCATGGATTAAGATATGGTATTGATACAGCAGCGGCTGCATTTGCCACAAAACTGCGCGTGCAATTACTACGAGATTTTGGTCCAACATTAAGTGCTGATGCTGCCTTTAACTTACTACAAGGTTTAGAAACGCTTCATTTGCGTATTCCTAAACATAATGAAAATGCATTAGCAGTCGCTGAATATTTACGTAACCACCCATCTGTGGAATATGTGAATTATAATGGATTTGAGGATTTTGCTTCGCATGATTTAGCAAAAAAATACTTGAAAAATGGCTTCGGTTCAGTGCTTACATTTGGCATAAAAGGTGGACGAGAAGCAGGGCGTCAGCTAATAGACAGCGTAAAATTATTCTCACACGTAGCAAACGTTGGAGATGCAAAATCATTAATTATTCATCCAGCATCAACAACACATCAGCAACTATCTGCTGAGGAATTAATCCAAACTGGCGTATCCGAGTCGCTCATTCGCTTATCAATCGGTTTAGAGGCAGTTGAGGATATTATTGCAGACCTAGAGCAAGCAATTGCACAAGTAACAGCAGCTACACAAAAAGTAGAAGCATAA
- a CDS encoding glycerol-3-phosphate acyltransferase, protein MEKAMVFFIIIIIGYFIGCIHGSKVAQFLSGVDLKKTGHGNAGASNATLSLGWKYGILVALIDIGKGVGAILCAIYYLSSNASQFTEVQMWLLIYTMAASVILGHNFPFHMGFKGGKGTASIIGILLAVDWKIALCALILFVILSLATNYLIVGVLEFYIVFCTATYLWIPGLGPTIISILLLCIAFILHIENIKRLFNGTEPKVTSAFKKAA, encoded by the coding sequence ATGGAAAAAGCCATGGTATTTTTTATTATTATAATAATTGGTTATTTCATTGGCTGTATTCACGGCTCTAAAGTGGCACAATTTCTATCAGGTGTAGATTTAAAAAAGACTGGTCATGGCAATGCTGGTGCTTCAAATGCAACGCTGTCTCTTGGCTGGAAATACGGCATATTAGTGGCCCTAATTGATATTGGTAAAGGCGTTGGTGCTATTCTCTGTGCTATTTACTACTTATCTTCTAATGCATCACAATTCACTGAAGTACAAATGTGGCTCTTAATCTATACAATGGCTGCTAGTGTTATTTTAGGGCATAACTTCCCTTTCCATATGGGCTTCAAAGGTGGCAAAGGAACTGCCTCCATTATCGGAATTTTACTTGCCGTCGATTGGAAAATTGCATTATGTGCACTTATCTTATTTGTGATTTTATCTTTAGCAACAAACTATTTAATTGTCGGTGTGTTAGAATTTTATATTGTATTTTGTACAGCTACCTATTTATGGATACCTGGCCTCGGCCCAACGATCATTTCTATTCTCCTTTTATGCATAGCGTTCATCTTGCATATCGAAAATATTAAAAGACTATTCAACGGAACGGAACCGAAAGTAACATCTGCCTTTAAAAAAGCCGCATAA